A window of the Macaca nemestrina isolate mMacNem1 chromosome X, mMacNem.hap1, whole genome shotgun sequence genome harbors these coding sequences:
- the LOC105467954 gene encoding V-type proton ATPase subunit S1, producing the protein MMAATATARVRMRPRCAQALWRMPWLPVFLSLAAAAAAAAAAAAEQQVPLVLWSSDRDLWAPADTHEGHITSDLQLSAYLDPALELGPRNVLLFLQDKLSIEDFTAYGGVFGNKQDSAFSNLENALDLAPSSLVLPAVDWYAVSTLTTYLQEKLRASPLHVDLATLRELKLNASLPALLLIRLPYTASSGLMAPREVLTGNDEVIGQVLSTLKSEDVPYTAALTAVRPSRVARDVAVVAEGLGRQLLQKQPISPVIHPPVSYNDTAPRILFWAQNFSVAYKDQWEDLTPLTFGVQELNLTGSFWNDSFARLSLTYERLFGTTVTFKFVLANRLYPVSARHWFTMERLEVHSNGSVAYFNASQVTGPSIYSFHCEYVSSLSKKGSLLVARTQPSPWQMMLQDFQIQAFNVMGEQFSYASDCASFFSPGIWMGLLTSLFMLFIFTYGLHMILSLKTMDRFDDHKGPTISLTQIV; encoded by the exons ATGATGGCGGCCACGGCGACGGCTCGAGTGCGGATGAGGCCGCGGTGCGCCCAGGCGCTCTGGCGGATGCCGTGGCTGCCGGTGTTTTTGTCgttggcggcggcggcggcggcggcggcggcggcagcggcggagCAGCAGGTCCCGCTGGTGCTGTGGTCCAGTGACCG GGACTTGTGGGCTCCTGCCGACACTCATGAAGGCCACATCACCAGCGACTTGCAACTCTCTGCCTACTTAGATCCCGCCCTGGAGCTGGGTCCCCGGAATGTGCTGCTGTTCCTGCAGGACAAG CTGAGCATTGAGGATTTCACAGCATATGGTGGTGTGTTTGGAAACAAGCAGGACAGCGCCTTTTCTAATCTAGAG AATGCCCTGGACCTGGCCCCCTCCTCCCTGGTGCTTCCTGCCGTTGACTGGTATGCAGTCAGCACTCTGACCACTTACCTGCAGGAGAAGCTCAGGGCCAGCCCCTTGCATGTGGACTTGGCCACCCTGCGGGAGCTGAAGCTCAACGCCAGCCTCCCCGCCCTGCTGCTCATTCGCCTGCCCTACACGGCCAG CTCTGGTCTGATGGCACCCAGGGAAGTCCTCACAGGCAATG ATGAGGTCATTGGGCAGGTCCTGAGCACACTCAAGTCTGAAGATGTCCCGTACACAGCGGCCCTCACAGCGGTCCGCCCTTCCAGG GTGGCCCGTGATGTAGCGGTGGTGGCTGAAGGGCTAGGTCGCCAGCTGTTACAAAAACAGCCAATATCACCTGTGATCCATCCTCCTGTGAGTTACAATGACACTGCTCCCCGGATCCTGTTCTGGGCCCAAAACTTCTCTGTGGCGTACAAGGACCAGTGGGAGGACCTGACTCCCCTCACCTTTGGGGTGCAGGAGCTCAACCTGACTGGCTCCTTCTGGAATGACTCCTTTGCCAG GCTCTCACTGACCTATGAACGACTCTTTGGTACCACAGTGACATTCAA GTTCGTTCTGGCCAACCGCCTCTACCCAGTGTCCGCCCGGCACTGGTTTACCATGGAGCGCCTCGAAGTCCACAGCAATGGCTCCGTTGCCTACTTCAATGCTTCCCAGGTCACAGGGCCCAGCATCTACTCCTTCCACTGCGAGTATGTCAGCAGCCTGAGCAAGAAGGGCAGTCTCCTCGTGGCCCGCACGCAGCCCTCCCCCTGGCAGATGATGCTTCAGGACTTCCAG ATCCAGGCTTTCAACGTGATGGGGGAGCAGTTCTCCTATGCCAGTGACTGTGCCAGCTTCTTCTCCCCCGGCATCTGGATGGGGCTGCTGACCTCCCTGTTCATGCTCTTCATCTTCACCTACGGCCTGCACATGATCCTCAGTCTCAAGACCATGGATCGCTTTGATGATCACAAGGGCCCCACCATTTCTTTGACCCAGATCGTCTGA